GTCTTTTAAAATCGGAAAACTTGACAGTTCCAAAAATTGATGTAAAAACTTAATCCAATCCTCCATTGTTGTCGGAATCTGCCTTTCGGCGCGACTCTCCGCTAAATCCAAGTATGCAGAAACAATCCTGTTGAGTTCTTTAATGTGTTCTTCGTTCAAATAATTTTTAGCGACTGAAACATCTGATTTCAATATCTTTCCATCAGGTGCATGTTTCCAATTTGTCAGACCCATATATATTTTTGATGCATCAGCTGACGAATAAATAATTTCCGCAGCCGTTTTACCTGTAATGGCCCAATGAAGCTTGTTCTGGACTGTCGCAAAGAATTCCTTGGTTAAAAAATCAGACTTGTCATAATCAATGGAAAGGGAATAAATGTCGGTGATTTTTTGATAAAACCTTCTTTCGCTTGCTCGTATCTCTCGAATTCGTTCAAGCAGCTCATCAAAATAATCCTTTCCGAATTGTTTTCCTTGTTTTAAACGCTCATCGTCCAGAACAAAACCTTTGGTTATAAACTCTTTTAAAACTTTAGTTGCCCAAATTCTAAATTTTGTTGCTTTATTGGAATTTACTCTATATCCAACAGCAATAATTACGTCAAGATTAAAAAATGTTGTATCGTATTTTTTACCGTCTTCAGCAGTATGTTCCAAAATGGAACTAACTGAAGTTTCAAGTAATTCGCCACTCTCAAAAATATTTTTTATATGCTTTGTTATTGCAGGTCTTTGGACTCCAAAAAGTTCACTTATTGATTTTTGCGTCATCCAAAAAGTTTCATCATGATAGAAAACTTCTATTTTTACATTTCCATCCTCATCTTGATAAAATATTATTTCAGATTCTTGTGACATTCAAATTTTTCTTTCAAAACTAATCATTTTTAATGAATTTTACGTAAATAGCGGTTTTCTTAGCATGAATGCTACTTATCGTATACTCCTGAAAAAAATTAAAAATACAAATAAACTTTAC
Above is a genomic segment from Bacteroidota bacterium containing:
- a CDS encoding virulence RhuM family protein, encoding MSQESEIIFYQDEDGNVKIEVFYHDETFWMTQKSISELFGVQRPAITKHIKNIFESGELLETSVSSILEHTAEDGKKYDTTFFNLDVIIAVGYRVNSNKATKFRIWATKVLKEFITKGFVLDDERLKQGKQFGKDYFDELLERIREIRASERRFYQKITDIYSLSIDYDKSDFLTKEFFATVQNKLHWAITGKTAAEIIYSSADASKIYMGLTNWKHAPDGKILKSDVSVAKNYLNEEHIKELNRIVSAYLDLAESRAERQIPTTMEDWIKFLHQFLELSSFPILKDKGKITALEAQLKAEQEYDKYRIIQDKSYESDFDKEIKRLKGEK